The following are from one region of the Magallana gigas chromosome 4, xbMagGiga1.1, whole genome shotgun sequence genome:
- the LOC136275029 gene encoding axoneme-associated protein mst101(2)-like: protein MIIATIVTEELLKKVTEELLRKVTEEVLKKVTKDLLKKVTEELLKKVTEEVLKKVTKELLKKVIKEVLKKVTEDLLKNVTEELLMNVTEDVLKKETKELLKKVTKELLKKVTKDLLNKLTEELLRKVTEEVLKKVTKDLLKKVTEELLKKVTEEVLKKITKKILKKVIKEVLKKVTEDLLKNVTEELLMNVTEDVLKKETKELRKMVTKELLKKVTKDLRKKVTDEILRKITEEVLRKVTKELLKKVTEELLKKVAEELLKKVTKELLKKVTEELLKKGTEELLKKGTEELLKKVTEELLKKVTEELLKKVTEELLKKVTEELLKKETEELLKKLTEEVLEEVPEKVLDEEPEKLL from the exons ATGATTATAGCGACGATTGTAACGGAGGAACTCCTAAAGAAAGTAACAGAGGAACTCCTGAGGAAGGTAACGGAGGAAGTACTGAAGAAGGTAACAAAGGACCTTCTAAAAAAGGTAACGGAGGAGCTTCTAAAAAAGGTAACGGAGGAAGTGCTGAAAAAGGTAACAAAGGAACTTCTAAAGAAGGTAATAAAGGAAGTGCTAAAGAAGGTAACGGAGGATCTTCTGAAGAATGTAACGGAGGAACTCCTGATGAATGTAACGGAGGACGTGCTGAAAAAGGAAACAAAGGAGCTTCTGAAGAAGGTAACAAAGGAACTCCTAAAGAAGGTAACGAAGGATCTTCTGAACAAGTTAACAGAGGAACTCCTGAGGAAGGTAACGGAGGAAGTGCTGAAGAAGGTAACAAAGGACCTTCTAAAAAAGGTAACGGAGGAGCTTCTAAAAAAGGTAACGGAGGAAGTGCTGAAAAAGATAACAAAGAAAATTCTAAAGAAGGTAATAAAGGAAGTGCTAAAGAAGGTAACGGAGGATCTTCTGAAGAATGTAACGGAGGAACTCCTGATGAATGTAACGGAGGACGTGCTGAAAAAGGAAACAAAGGAACTTCGGAAGATGGTAACAAAGGAACTCCTAAAGAAGGTAACGAAGGATCTTCGGAAGAAGGTAACGGACGAAATCCTCAGAAAGATAACGGAAGAAGTGCTGAGGAAGGTAACAAAGGAACTTCTAAAGAAGGTAACGGAGGAACTCCTAAAGAAAGTAGCAGAGGAACTCCTGAAAAAG GTAACAAAGGAACTTCTAAAGAAGGTAACGGAGGAACTCCTGAAGAAGGGAACGGAGGAACTACTAAAGAAGGGAACGGAGGAACTCCTGAAGAAGGTAACGGAGGAACTCCTAAAGAAGGTAACGGAGGAACTCCTAAAGAAGGTAACGGAGGAACTCCTAAAGAAGGTAACGGAGGAACTTTTGAAAAAGGAAACGGAGGAACTCCTGAAAAAGTTAACGGAGGAAGTCCTAGAGGAGGTGCCGGAAAAAGTCCTAGACGAGGAGCCGGAGAAGCTCCTGTAG